In a single window of the Zea mays cultivar B73 chromosome 5, Zm-B73-REFERENCE-NAM-5.0, whole genome shotgun sequence genome:
- the LOC100502164 gene encoding uncharacterized protein LOC100502164, giving the protein MNGSYTSSLSLHDVSVDDGQSALDNSSRTSSPFDILTPQDVIPIETARSRFLDLVVESFICEHVTELVECSSSDCSQVDGKSSKRKQQEVRYEGDPRVALPLMYIANLYETLISDVNVRLAALIGFREKTIGLALEASGGLYRKLIQRFPKRGHCSFKRRELATSHATRTKFPELVVQEEKRVRFVVINGLAIVERPENMRMEDAEWFKRLTGRSEVAICSRDYKFYSPRHKIRRSPQAAFDIPDTSALAEDENSSLVCSSGFRSPNEIQNQHQSTSKRPIEHLENQPFLHLFHQAEDDSMQQVQHCAQFPPIHQCTSTPHLSDNPQHQQQAYLSQHISCLQVGQGHLGGRMHIIPTSPAKFCDECGSPYLRATSKFCSECGTKRLGM; this is encoded by the exons ATGAATGGATCATATACTAGCTCGTTAAGCCTCCATGATGTCAGTGTCGACGATGGACAATCAGCTCTTGATAACAGCAGTAGAACCTCTAGTCCTTTTGATATCCTGACTCCTCAAG ATGTTATCCCTATCGAAACGGCAAGGTCTAGATTCTTGGACCTCGTTGTTGAAAGCTTTATCTGTGAGCATGTTACTGAGTTGGTGGAATGCTCTAGCTCTGACTGCAGCCAGGTGGATGGCAAATCAAGCAAGAGAAAGCAGCAGGAGGTTCGATACGAGGGTGACCCAAGGGTTGCTTTGCCATTGATGTATATAGCAAACCTGTACGAAACCTTGATAAGTGATGTCAATGTGCGTCTTGCGGCACTGATTGGGTTCCGTGAGAAAACTATAGGTCTAGCTCTTGAAGCTTCAGGTGGCTTGTACAGGAAACTGATCCAGAGGTTCCCAAAGAGAG GCCACTGCAGCTTCAAGAGGAGGGAGTTAGCGACTTCTCATGCAACCAGGACAAAGTTTCCTGAACTTGTGGTACAAGAAGAAAAACGAGTTCGTTTTGTTGTTATTAACGGATTGGCGATTGTAGAGAGGCCAGAAAATATGAGAATGGAAGATGCGGAATG GTTCAAAAGGTTGACTGGTCGAAGTGAAGTTGCTATTTGTTCAAGAGATTACAAATTCTATTCACCCCGGCATAAGATCAGGCGTTCCCCACAGGCAGCATTTGACATCCCTGATACAAGT GCTTTGGCAGAGGATGAGAACTCTTCATTGGTTTGTTCTTCAGGATTTCGCTCACCAAACGAG ATACAAAATCAGCATCAGTCAACATCAAAGAGACCTATCGAACATCTAGAAAATCAACCCTTTTTACACCTTTTCCATCAAGCAGAAGATGATAGCATGCAGCAAGTTCAACATTGTGCTCAGTTCCCACCCATTCATCAATGTACGAGCACTCCACATCTATCAGATAACCCCCAACACCAGCAACAGGCTTATTTATCTCAACATATATCTTGCTTGCAAGTTGGGCAAGGTCATCTTGGAGGACGCATGCATATTATT CCAACCAGCCCTGCGAAGTTCTGTGATGAGTGTGGCTCCCCATATTTGAGGGCGACATCGAAGTTCTGCTCAGAGTGTGGTACCAAGAGGCTAGGAATGTGA
- the LOC100502164 gene encoding uncharacterized protein isoform X1 — protein MNGSYTSSLSLHDVSVDDGQSALDNSSRTSSPFDILTPQDVIPIETASSDCSQVDGKSSKRKQQEVRYEGDPRVALPLMYIANLYETLISDVNVRLAALIGFREKTIGLALEASGGLYRKLIQRFPKRGHCSFKRRELATSHATRTKFPELVVQEEKRVRFVVINGLAIVERPENMRMEDAEWFKRLTGRSEVAICSRDYKFYSPRHKIRRSPQAAFDIPDTSALAEDENSSLVCSSGFRSPNEIQNQHQSTSKRPIEHLENQPFLHLFHQAEDDSMQQVQHCAQFPPIHQCTSTPHLSDNPQHQQQAYLSQHISCLQVGQGHLGGRMHIIPTSPAKFCDECGSPYLRATSKFCSECGTKRLGM, from the exons ATGAATGGATCATATACTAGCTCGTTAAGCCTCCATGATGTCAGTGTCGACGATGGACAATCAGCTCTTGATAACAGCAGTAGAACCTCTAGTCCTTTTGATATCCTGACTCCTCAAG ATGTTATCCCTATCGAAACGGCAAG CTCTGACTGCAGCCAGGTGGATGGCAAATCAAGCAAGAGAAAGCAGCAGGAGGTTCGATACGAGGGTGACCCAAGGGTTGCTTTGCCATTGATGTATATAGCAAACCTGTACGAAACCTTGATAAGTGATGTCAATGTGCGTCTTGCGGCACTGATTGGGTTCCGTGAGAAAACTATAGGTCTAGCTCTTGAAGCTTCAGGTGGCTTGTACAGGAAACTGATCCAGAGGTTCCCAAAGAGAG GCCACTGCAGCTTCAAGAGGAGGGAGTTAGCGACTTCTCATGCAACCAGGACAAAGTTTCCTGAACTTGTGGTACAAGAAGAAAAACGAGTTCGTTTTGTTGTTATTAACGGATTGGCGATTGTAGAGAGGCCAGAAAATATGAGAATGGAAGATGCGGAATG GTTCAAAAGGTTGACTGGTCGAAGTGAAGTTGCTATTTGTTCAAGAGATTACAAATTCTATTCACCCCGGCATAAGATCAGGCGTTCCCCACAGGCAGCATTTGACATCCCTGATACAAGT GCTTTGGCAGAGGATGAGAACTCTTCATTGGTTTGTTCTTCAGGATTTCGCTCACCAAACGAG ATACAAAATCAGCATCAGTCAACATCAAAGAGACCTATCGAACATCTAGAAAATCAACCCTTTTTACACCTTTTCCATCAAGCAGAAGATGATAGCATGCAGCAAGTTCAACATTGTGCTCAGTTCCCACCCATTCATCAATGTACGAGCACTCCACATCTATCAGATAACCCCCAACACCAGCAACAGGCTTATTTATCTCAACATATATCTTGCTTGCAAGTTGGGCAAGGTCATCTTGGAGGACGCATGCATATTATT CCAACCAGCCCTGCGAAGTTCTGTGATGAGTGTGGCTCCCCATATTTGAGGGCGACATCGAAGTTCTGCTCAGAGTGTGGTACCAAGAGGCTAGGAATGTGA